The Streptomyces avermitilis MA-4680 = NBRC 14893 genome contains a region encoding:
- a CDS encoding methyltransferase domain-containing protein, producing MTLLRDADLAAAFDRAARSYDTLVAANPGYHAHLRRSARRLGLPHGGSGTRVLDLGCGTGASTAALAAVLPGAEITAVDASAGMLERAAAKPWPDRVTFVHAPAERLTEAGVEGPFDAVFAAYLFRNAAAPDSVLTAVHDVLAPQGRLAVHDYTLSGRARDRTVWTVVCGGIVLPVATALGDGRLYRHLWRSVVEFDTADEFAGRVRAAGFDCVRVLPLPGWQTGITHTVVGRRAGTDTATGR from the coding sequence ATGACCCTGCTTCGCGACGCGGATCTGGCCGCCGCGTTCGACCGCGCCGCCCGCAGCTACGACACTCTGGTGGCGGCCAATCCCGGCTACCACGCCCACCTTCGGCGCTCCGCCCGACGCCTCGGTCTGCCGCACGGCGGGAGCGGAACGCGCGTGCTCGATCTCGGCTGCGGTACGGGTGCCTCGACCGCCGCACTCGCCGCGGTCCTGCCGGGCGCCGAGATCACCGCGGTGGACGCCTCCGCCGGCATGCTGGAACGGGCGGCCGCCAAGCCCTGGCCGGACCGCGTGACCTTTGTGCACGCCCCGGCGGAACGCCTGACCGAGGCGGGGGTCGAGGGACCGTTCGACGCGGTGTTCGCCGCCTACCTCTTCCGCAACGCGGCCGCCCCCGACAGCGTCCTCACCGCGGTGCACGACGTGCTGGCACCGCAGGGACGGCTGGCGGTCCACGACTACACGCTCAGCGGTCGCGCCAGGGACCGAACGGTGTGGACGGTCGTATGCGGAGGCATCGTGCTGCCCGTGGCCACGGCCCTCGGCGACGGACGGCTGTACCGCCACCTGTGGCGCAGCGTCGTCGAGTTCGACACGGCGGACGAGTTCGCCGGCCGCGTCCGGGCGGCCGGGTTCGACTGCGTACGGGTGCTGCCGCTGCCGGGGTGGCAGACGGGCATCACCCACACCGTCGTCGGCAGGCGCGCGGGCACCGACACGGCAACCGGCCGATGA